Proteins encoded by one window of Conger conger chromosome 1, fConCon1.1, whole genome shotgun sequence:
- the im:7147486 gene encoding uncharacterized protein im:7147486 has protein sequence MLGLQNTRTGGDLPTKTYRCVACAATFPGLSSLLVHQASHANDGDPLEKLQLPPSSPGIYCTHCCTAFASKELMNQHQCGALTTTSSSFMCECGEHFQHRGALMDHKKLHNQGSDLQVQDCSIEGENKCKTKGTASSPLDHTNPPSCQGSHLVSGSESCPSDLQRIPLLTGSAIAPENDIMEDFSVATSSQSNFNKVPLVPGQPTSPSVSQPEDQPSLFGCSATAPFLPSNAFPSSSILPLPLPLGLQQPKKTLKKMLFSEFMKRLPPAQLSWNHTKGNSLSKNAVSTVVGVEASPASSSGPSVSRLRKLLANSAAKRSSFSQASAILNLISSSKSHPKRAGYIVSLNRTFLPVVALVTRQTLLGSGNDGLEGRHQCGRCRKIFQDVDSLILHHAVHRKERINGCHHCGRLLIGKLAFTENHLCPQTTMLSPQDIFSVGILLSSSTSAHAHSTRPDSIGANPLQQPTTIPSAKRNYHCFLCNQSYTRLYRLKKHKCVAMTSILKAAASHKKVEVSNTIKQKQVSTAELEPSEEAGDESSLMHKSVGVGTVGPEDIKVEAFDVGSVKEAISSRCLQADGAHIEVSPDSPETLMPFLNSAEYTPSNMVLSQTEGSCDFPVQHHASLVQGHLEEDKTEGKMASGSTLQGKGKWTMPIDDSEIDQLLEAEGAGDDDDDDDDEVDSVMESIVSTQNQKSSQNSAFLGVRKYFACSHCGRTYTRRFTLHQHQKKCHLGVRPPMQQNMRVALPVSKAVGGKQSFDCLQCGRSFCYRDTLVLHQKNCQPRNGRGNGKGGYAGPKKRSSMPQGPAPVARPGRLFVLPPYSQAKGSKGPENKTQAIGGDWGIMSLPSVLPRKVTCECGEGFTCPRLLFEHLQLHAQESYICPNCGDNLPSWQVFEAHLRKHQRTACQNCNQTFSQRWSLVRHLKEKRCKGNSMMEKKHCCPRCKLELPNAVSLKLHMQSLPCKPSRKLIRCPVCTRAFGGVEELQGHLMAHSHPNAFHCQLCLRSYPTLRSLKDHRRKVHRKKEKCFGQESVAGVAVL, from the coding sequence ATGTTGGGACTTCAGAACACCAGAACTGGAGGCGATCTGCCAACCAAGACCTATCGCTGCGTGGCTTGTGCAGCCACATTCCCAGGGCTGTCCTCTTTACTGGTACACCAGGCCTCCCATGCCAATGATGGTGACCCGCTGGAGAAGCTTCAGCTGCCCCCAAGCTCACCGGGGATCTACTGCACCCACTGCTGCACTGCGTTTGCCAGCAAGGAGCTCATGAATCAGCATCAATGTGGAGCCTTGACTACTACATCATCTAGtttcatgtgtgagtgtggagaaCATTTCCAACACCGTGGCGCTCTGATGGACCATAAAAAGTTGCATAATCAAGGATCTGATCTGCAGGTACAGGACTGTTCTATAGAAGGGGAgaacaaatgcaaaacaaaggGGACAGCCTCCAGCCCACTTGACCATACCAATCCACCCTCTTGTCAGGGGTCCCACCTGGTTTCTGGTTCAGAGTCATGCCCTTCTGACCTCCAGCGCATCCCGCTGCTGACTGGCTCTGCGATTGCTCCTGAGAATGATATAATGGAGGATTTTTCAGTGGCGACCTCATCTCAGTCTAATTTTAACAAAGTTCCGCTGGTCCCTGGGCAGCCCacgtctccctctgtctcccagcCTGAGGACCAGCCCTCACTCTTTGGATGCAGTGCAACGGCACCCTTTCTGCCATCAAATGCTTTTCCCTCCAGCAGCATTCTTcctctacccctacccctaGGCCTCCAGCAACCCAAGAAAACTTTGAAAAAGATGCTGTTTTCAGAATTCATGAAGCGCTTACCGCCAGCTCAGCTATCTTGGAACCATACAAAGGGGAACAGTTTATCTAAAAATGCGGTGAGCACTGTGGTGGGTGTCGAAGCATCGCCTGCATCATCTTCGGGACCTTCAGTAAGTCGGCTCAGAAAACTGTTAGCCAATTCTGCTGCAAAGAGAAGCTCTTTCTCTCAAGCTTCTGCTATTTTGAATCTAATCAGTTCAAGTAAATCCCACCCTAAAAGAGCAGGGTACATTGTCAGTTTGAATAGGACCTTCCTCCCTGTCGTAGCGCTTGTGACACGCCAAACACTGTTGGGCAGTGGCAATGATGGGTTGGAGGGGCGACACCAATGTGGCCGCTGCCGGAAGATTTTTCAGGACGTGGACAGTTTGATATTACATCATGCTGTGCACAGGAAGGAAAGGATTAATGGCTGCCACCACTGTGGCCGACTGCTTATTGGTAAATTAGCCTTTACAGAGAACCACTTGTGTCCCCAGACCACCATGCTATCTCCCCAGGATATTTTCTCAGTGGGAATTCTGCTTTCCTCTTCCACAAGCGCCCATGCACACTCCACCCGACCGGACAGTATTGGGGCTAATCCCTTGCAACAACCCACCACCATCCCCAGTGCAAAGAGAAACTATCACTGCTTCCTCTGCAATCAAAGCTATACTCGCTTGTACCGTCTAAAGAAGCACAAGTGTGTTGCGATGACTTCTATCCTGAAGGCTGCTGCGTCCCACAAGAAGGTTGAGGTGTCCAATACAATTAAGCAAAAACAAGTGTCTACAGCAGAATTGGAGCCAAGTGAAGAGGCTGGAGATGAATCGTCACTGATGCACAAAAGTGTTGGGGTGGGAACTGTAGGTCCAGAGGATATCAAAGTGGAGGCTTTTGATGTGGGGTCTGTGAAAGAGGCGATATCTTCTCGTTGCCTGCAAGCTGACGGTGCTCATATAGAAGTCAGCCCAGATTCCCCCGAGACGCTTATGCCTTTTCTTAATTCAGCCGAATATACACCATCAAACATGGTGCTATCCCAGACTGAGGGAAGCTGTGATTTTCCTGTGCAACATCATGCATCTCTTGTGCAAGGCCATTTGGAAGAGGACAAGACAGAAGGCAAGATGGCTAGTGGCAGTACTCTTCAAGGAAAGGGAAAGTGGACCATGCCAATTGATGATTCAGAAATTGATCAACTCCTAGAGGCAGAGGGTGctggcgatgatgatgatgatgacgacgatgaaGTGGACAGTGTGATGGAATCCATTGTTTCCACTCAAAATCAGAAGAGCTCTCAGAATTCGGCTTTTCTAGGAGTCCGTAAATATTTTGCCTGCAGTCACTGCGGAAGAACCTATACTCGACGCTTCACCCTGCATCAGCACCAAAAGAAATGTCATCTAGGTGTAAGGCCACCAATGCAGCAAAATATGAGAGTGGCATTGCCAGTCAGTAAAGCCGTGGGGGGCAAGCAAAGCTTTGATTGTCTCCAGTGTGGGAGGAGCTTCTGTTACAGGGACACCCTAGTTCTGCATCAGAAGAACTGCCAGCCAAGGAACGGCAGAGGGAATGGGAAAGGAGGCTACGCTGGCCCGAAAAAGAGGAGCAGTATGCCACAAGGACCAGCTCCTGTAGCCAGACCAGGGAGACTGTTTGTGTTGCCACCATATTCACAGGCGAAAGGCAGCAAAGGCCCAGAGAACAAAACGCAGGCCATTGGAGGAGATTGGGGCATTATGTCATTGCCATCTGTCCTGCCAAGAAAGGTAACTTGTGAGTGTGGAGAAGGGTTCACCTGCCCACGGCTTCTGTTTGAGCACCTGCAGTTGCACGCCCAGGAGTCCTACATCTGTCCAAACTGTGGTGACAACCTGCCGTCTTGGCAGGTCTTTGAGGCCCACCTTCGTAAGCACCAGCGCACTGCATGCCAAAATTGCAATCAGACATTCAGTCAGCGCTGGTCCCTGGTCAGACACCTGAAAGAAAAAAGGTGCAAGGGCAACTCCATGATGGAGAAGAAACACTGCTGTCCGCGATGCAAGCTGGAGCTGCCCAACGCAGTTAGCCTCAAGCTTCACATGCAGAGCCTGCCCTGTAAACCGTCCCGCAAGCTCATCCGATGTCCCGTGTGCACACGTGCATTTGGTGGGGTAGAGGAGCTCCAGGGGCACCTGATGGCCCACAGTCATCCAAATGCCTTCCACTGTCAGCTGTGCCTGCGCAGCTATCCCACCCTCAGGTCACTGAAAGACCACCGAAGGAAGGTTCATCGCAAGaaggaaaaatgttttggtcagGAGAGTGTGGCAGGGGTGGCAGTATTATGA
- the LOC133126119 gene encoding zinc finger protein 761-like has product MNIQNYKEAVNLPAFHSKQNSFYELMKSHRNPATTYPAGLNPLFCFGCKETFSNRVSLEDHACTNVSYICTCGMVFQKYLEMKGHQLDHGDGELSRFLKNWNPMRRQEPEKVLTFDSFFETKVVIHPKRTNPMTEYVKSVTGSPTLKAASLEPSFARGATVDLRRRFLPVVRLHSGQAFEKGKKFRCRTCRLSFHRMNQLIEHHQFHTKEGVYGCLRCGLLLVSQVSLPTHHQCGTFFASPKTRYTLGRVLPRKPADQEGKTFFRCPWCPVAYQLEIQLRKHETLCRFGKNRAVNGLREKNMLRCSVCQGHFSSAKKIQEHRCPSQPDRVPQQVIGNKVHKHTEVPKASREQANQYLLPQRHQEEEVTFRFLSSRNLKSYPHQPPDTGGTGSHRITGEPLKMKGLGMAPISKPVIVEKGEVEIDEDCYVVESASTKASQPRP; this is encoded by the coding sequence ATGAATATTCAGAACTATAAAGAAGCTGTGAACTTGCCGGCCTTTCACTCAAAACAGAACAGCTTTTATGAGCTAATGAAAAGTCACCGCAACCCTGCGACCACTTATCCAGCAGGATTGAACCCTTTGTTCTGTTTTGGCTGTAAAGAGACATTTTCTAACAGAGTTTCGCTGGAGGACCATGCATGCACAAATGTAAGTTACATTTGTACCTGTGGCATGGTATTTCAAAAGTATCTTGAGATGAAAGGTCACCAGCTGGATCATGGAGATGGAGAACTAAGCCGCTTCCTGAAGAACTGGAATCCGATGAGACGACAGGAGCCAGAAAAAGTACTGACCTTTGATTCGTTTTTCGAAACCAAGGTAGTTATTCACCCAAAGCGCACCAATCCAATGACAGAATATGTTAAATCGGTTACAGGAAGTCCCACCCTTAAAGCAGCCTCCCTTGAACCCAGTTTTGCCCGTGGAGCTACTGTAGATCTTCGCAGACGCTTTCTGCCTGTGGTACGCCTGCACTCTGGTCAGGCATTTGAGAAAGGAAAGAAGTTCAGGTGTAGAACCTGCCGTCTGTCCTTCCACAGAATGAATCAGCTGATAGAGCACCACCAATTTCACACCAAGGAAGGGGTGTATGGATGCCTCCGTTGCGGTCTGCTCCTGGTCAGCCAGGTGTCCCTTCCAACTCACCATCAGTGTGGCACTTTCTTTGCAAGCCCCAAAACCAGATATACCCTAGGAAGGGTTCTGCCAAGGAAGCCGGCAGATCAAGAGGGAAAGACATTTTTCCGCTGCCCGTGGTGTCCCGTTGCTTACCAGCTGGAAATACAGCTGCGAAAGCATGAGACGTTATGCAGGTTTGGGAAAAATAGGGCGGTGAATGGGCTGCGGGAAAAGAATATGCTtcgctgcagtgtgtgtcagggacacttcagctcagcaaaaaaaatacaGGAGCACCGTTGCCCAAGTCAGCCTGATCGGGTTCCCCAGCAGGTGATTGGAAATAAggtccacaaacacacagaggtgccTAAGGCATCAAGGGAGCAGGCAAATCAGTATTTGTTGCCCCAGAGGCATCAAGAGGAAGAGGTAACATTTAGGTTTCTCTCCTCTCGTAATCTGAAATCATATCCACACCAGCCACCAGACACTGGTGGCACTGGCAGCCATAGGATTACTGGGGAACCATTGAAAATGAAAGGATTGGGAATGGCACCCATTTCCAAACCAGTTATTGTAGAAAAAGGTGAAGTGGAGATTGATGAGGATTGTTATGTGGTTGAAAGTGCTTCAACAAAAGCCAGTCAACCTCGACCATGA